The following DNA comes from Hippoglossus hippoglossus isolate fHipHip1 chromosome 12, fHipHip1.pri, whole genome shotgun sequence.
AAAAGGGTGAGAACCATCaattaaaaagatttttttcatgtcaaattaaaccaaaaaGCTTCTCCATCACACTCAATGTAAACACGACACTTTGTAGCTGAAATCAATGTAATTAAGCTCTAAAATGTAAGAATCCCCAATAAGATTCTATGTGAGTTGTTCTTTCACATTAAACATGATGGTCCGAGATCTCAGGGACAAGGGAAACAATTTTCTTGCTCCTTTGAATAAGCCAAGATGAGACTCACGtcaatgagctgctgctgctcctgatcCGTCATGTCCCCCAGGCTGTAATAATGTCCAGCCAGGTCGTCCTTCAGGCCGGCCAGGGCCGTGACAACCACCCGCTCCACCTCGCGACGCTCGGCCCTCGAACAGGCCGGGGGGAGGCTCAGCCCGCGGATACTGCGTCCGGTCCTGACACGGGACGAAAGGACGTAATTGTCATCAAACACGCCGTTGGTTATCtggaaaggagaaaagaaaatatgaaaagcatgttgaagaaaatattttacaggTTCAGGAAATGTATGGATGGAAGGGTAAGGGAGTGGTGGGGGTGTTATGATGGAATCACCTTGGAGGCTTCCAGATCAGTCGGGTGTATCATGGTTTTGGGGTCGTAGCCGTTGTGCCTGTCTTTAATGATGGGGTCGAAGAGCTCAGCAAACACCTGCAGGGAACAGTTAACAGGTCAAGTGTGCATGTCTGGattcaaaagtgtgtgtgtgtgtgtgtgtgtgtgtgtgtgtgtgtgtgtgtgtgtgtgtgtgtgtgtgtgtgtgtgtagaaatactgatctttgaaaaaaaggaatttCCAAGATTAAAAAGGAACTTTTAAGCTCTACACTGAATTTTGGAGTCATTCATTGATTGACAGATTGATTGAGAACAAGCTGTGACCCTCGACCTCTCTTACCTCGTAGCTCTCCTCGTCGCCAGCCACACACCCCACCGTCTTGATGAAAGGGTGCCCGGGGTTGTCCACTCCAGTTTGGATGGACTGGTCCAGGGTCCAGTTGTTGGGGGTGACCTTGTCCCTCAGTCTGGCATAAATGGCCGGAGTCAGAGAGGAGGCCATGCAgttgttgtgtttcctcaggtCAGGGTAGTCAGAGCTACAGGGGTATAGACAAGATTTCGTGCTTTCAATGCAGATCTGCTTTTAAAGAGTTTCTATCCCCAGTCCATCAAACATCAGATGCTAAAACCATTTCCTCCGATCCCATCCCACCATCCAGTTCAAAAGGAAATTCACAGTAGGACAGTAAGGCGCTCTCAAAATGTCACTGTCATGAAAACTAAATTCTGACTTCCATGAGAAGGAGACCCCAGGACTTTACATGTCAGACCCCAGTCAAACAGAAACCAGCCAGTGCTCCcaatttgaaaataatagttTATTAATTGATTAGTCAACTGGTATAAAATTATTGGGAAACAGTTTAgatcatctttaaaatgttaaattcatattttaagcATTAATACCAAAACATTAATTGgttcaatacaaatatttgctaGTTTTCATAGTTTTCAGTGACAGTAACATTTTGGGGGTTTTGGATGTTAGCAAATCAGACAACATAAGCAATTTAAATACATCAACTTGGTCTTAAGGGACTAATGATGGACACTCTTATCGGACATTGTATTGACCAGACGCCctattgaaaatacaaaataatgatTGTAAGCAGCCTTACAGTACTTGTGTGATGGTGTTTTCTGCGTGTTCACAAATTCAAATGCTCAAAAACCTCTGCTCTGACACAGGCTTAATACCAGGGCCACAACCTGGAGGACTGAAGACCAGTCACAGGGCGAGTGAGTCAAAGGTAACGCAGATGAAACCTGAGAGCGTTGGTGATACCACAGGACGGTGCCAACGTGGCTGCTGGGACCTCTTCGTACTCACTGGAAATGTGCTGACATGAACCGCACGGTCACAGCGGGCCTCAAAACACATCTGTTGATTCTGTGcagttttacttttgaaaaacatacaaatgagCTCATGAAGTATTTCTACTGAATGTCGCCTCAGTTGCTTCTCTGGTGGAAACATAAAGCAGTGAGTCACTCGTCTGAAATGTGCAAGTGATGTGAAGCACGtagtcagtgtctgtgttgtcaggGCAGATAATAACAGAGCTTGGACCACTCGCTGACTCACCAAGGTCGTCCATCCACGGGAATTTGAGAAAAACCCAGAGAATGAAGCCTCTTTCTGTTCTCTGCCCAGTGGATCTTttcataaaggggccacaacttattatatgtccaacatccatgcaccaatacctgattcagtaaggtgcaaATTTATGTCATTCCTTGTTTATTGCTGTGCTATATTgttgagcaaagccacacatgaTTGAATATATGTTGAGAATGTtcttcttcaaaaaagcttagaaaattgAAAACAATGTAAAGGCCCTACAAGGAGattttaactggttatgaaacagtcttattttaatattgctaCCGATGACCTACAATAGAAAATGAGACTATAAGGGAGACAAATTgactttttctataaactattcttAATGTGTGTGGTCGGGGAGGTGCGCCGaggaatctctctctctcagtctgcaTTTGGAGCAGAGAGACAGTGGTCTGAGAAGAGGATGTAAACTGACGCAGTCCTTGTTTCATGTTACATCATTACAGTAAAAAGACTCTGCCTCCTTCGTACTGTATCTGTGGCCTTCATGTTGGCCTGTCTCACCTGGGAGGATACAGCATCTTCTTCGCCTCGGCAGCGAGAGAACTGTTTTCACTCAACAGGAAGCCAGTCGCCAACGTTCCCGCGCCCAAGCTGGCCAACAGCACGGCCGTGTTGCGGCCAGAGATCATTCGTGTGAAAGAGTTCGCCATCTCTCTGCTGGTTCGTCAGACTCTGTCAGTAGcaaaagagctgcagagaaagagggtCAGTGTTCTGTTAAACTCTTCAAATGTGATGAATAAAGAACAAGGAAAACAATGTGGAAGTTCACGCAACAGCACTTAAGATTAGAAGGATTGACTGAAGCCTTTTTCATTTATGCTTCAGAGTCACAGGGTCACAGCTGCATGGCTACCAGCCAACTGGCCACGTCCAATCATATTCGTGATGGTGTACAGTACCGCCATTATATTTTCACTATCTCACACCAGTACTAATTATATTTTAGTTAGATTGTATATTTGTAATTTTGTCTGTCTTACTACACTTACTACCCAGGTCGTAACCACGAGCTCACGAGCTCACGagctcactccccccccccccccccccggcacaGGTTTTTGTTCGATACATTAACAAGATTAGAGGACATGAACGTGGCAGACGCTCTTAGCCTCTTAGCATTATCACAGACTCCCAGTACCAAAGAATGGCAGGTTTCATATGACCACTTACGCTTCAGTCATTACCAATACCCGAAGAAGAGTCagtgagggaggaaagaggaggcagCTCTCATGCACGGCTGGAAATAAGACCACAATCTTCAGTTTAAGTCCATCAAAACCGAtccaaaatgttacatttgaCTAGGTTTCATGAAACTTGTGACTGGAAGGTTATTTTCCAGCTCGTCCTTCACAGAGACCATGCGGCTGTGTCTTAATATAGAGGGAAGCTGTGAAGACGTCATCACTCCTGTTAATCCTGGTCAGAGGTGAGACATGGCCAATCAGTCCCCTGCACTGCTAACTGGGGTGGAACACATTCACCCAGTAATTTTATTTACTGACTCTTTATCCCTGACTCTTTTTCCTGCCTCAGTCTGTGGAGGTGAAGGACTCTGGTCTCTTTGGGTGAATGataatattatttatagatCACTGGACGGCAGTTGTGCTGCCAGGATCCACTGCCAAAACCCAAACTGGCTCAGGACTCGGTGACATTCAAACCTGGTCACAAGACCGGACCCTCATGAGGCCAAGTCAGCTGGACAGAGGGATGGAAACAGGGACAGAGGCAGGTAAAGGACATGGAACAGCAGAGatggttattaaaaaaaaaataggataAAGAGAATTATCTCCATTTCGATTGTCGATTATTCCTTATGTAAGTTGCGACAGGAAACATCATCCCTGGCTGCATGTTACAAGTGTCCTCTGGTGGTAAAGCCTCGACTGCTAACTGACACTATGGATCACATGGTCTTATGGTCAGGATTACACCAAAACCACCTCAGACTCAGCCTGTCTTCCCCCTGATCAGTATGACCTTTTAACTCCCAGGGAggtggggaggtgggggtgggggggtttacGTGCCGGACGGGACATAAGACCAGCCTCGTCCTCTCCAAAGGACACAGATGAGTTAACACTGCCTCcatgatttaaaatgattaagattcaaagaagaaaggaaaagattTTCATAGTAACtgtgaaagaaacaaataacaatatacgtatatatatagataaatatatatgtgtctatgaatatactttttttttcttgcttcttATTACGCCttgcatttgtattttcacaGCTACATGTCAAGTCATCATCACATGCCTCTATCCACCTTTGACATCTTAAACATTTTGATTCTcgaaacatgcacacactggtGATCCCTATTAGATTAACTAGTAACATCAAAAGCATACAAAAATATCTAAgtgtataaaataatacaaaatataaccCCTATCTTCTTTGATACATGATCTACAGATGATTTCACAGACAACTTGAGATGTACTTGTAAGTACAGGAAGCTAATGAAGAGTTTCTgcgagagaaagaagaaaagaaggtaCGGTACCTGTGGAAAAGCTGCTCTGACTTCTTGCTGAAGGTCTCTTGTTAAAGAGCTTTTCACACTCCTCTCACTGGGGGCTCCACCCCCTCATGCGGGATTAAAAACTGGAGGCCAATCATAAGTTCAGAAACATGCAGTTATAAACCAATAGAGGGCCACAgggatgagctgcagcagcacaggctGCTCATGTTGAGCTATGACCACGAGGGTCCGATATCACTCTCCAGTTTGACCTTGAAAATATCAGCTGAAGccgctcacacatacacatgatcTCCCTCCTACTATTCTGACCCTGACAggtccagacacacacacacacacacagaaacttcagaaaacacatccaaatatAAAACAAGGTAAACTAGATTGCTTATATATAAcatgcctactcacatatacaACTATTATTGGATATGACTATATCATTactctgctcccttcatctctgtcagacattttctttcgTATAAACTcatctcatcaatgttgtaaatatcattattttgttgatgtgctacACAAAGCATCTATGACACTCTTGTCCGTCCTGGTAGAGGGATTCCTCACATGTGAGTCTCTGTGAGGTTTAACCTCTTAATACGTTAGTTCTCCCTTACTCTAGCTGAGGGTTAACGGCACAGGATGTCGCACCTTgctaagccctatgaggcatATTgctatttgtgaatatgggctatacaaatacaatttgatgaAGGTCTATGCTGGTTAAAGGGTAAGTATATTTGACCTGTGCCTATATAGGATCATCTTCCTGCCTGACAATAGCAGCCTCATTGCAGACTGCTGCTGAGCTCTTGTGTTGGAACACCCGCccgctcctccacctgctctggacTGGTTGGAAATCATCACCTGCTGGAACCCTGGACTCTGAACACATCCATTCTGCTGATTCATTCATTCCCCTTTACAGGTTTTATGTTGAACACTTTAAAACCTTGTGCCTCCAAGTCAGCGTTCTGAATGTGTGGATTCCAGCCTTTCATTGAAAAACCAACAGGTTGTTTTTCAGTATTTGGCTGTGTtgcatttcctgtgtgtggttGGGTTTATtgcatttggttgtttttttgtttttggttatATTTTCGTTCTTGGTTGTGTTTTACGTTTTTGGTTGTTGAGCgtatttagttgttttttgtatttgtttgtgtttgcccCGTTTAGTTGTGTTTCCCGATATTGcaattttgttatttgtttgttttcattgtttcgTTGCCATTTcttgtttggttgtgttttctgtgttaagtagttttgtctgtgtttggttgtgtttccCAGGATtgaaagtttttgtttgtttgtttgtttaaatgtttccggtgtttggttgtgtttttttgtgtttggtaTAGTGGAGACACCAAGTCTCCACTATATTCATTATGACAACAACTTGCAACtgtattaaaattaaaattttgcttttatttttaagccTGGAGTGTCAATATCTGTACattacacaaagaaatgaatgggaaaataaaacagcagaagtAGAATTTCAAAGAATACAGTAGTATACGAAATCAAGGGTCTTGTACATTAAAGGGCTTTAAAGATTCCTGACATCAGGAACGggacaaaaaaatgaataaacctAATAAAACTCTGTAACAGTCTCCTACCAGGATGACAGTAATCTGGAGGAAAGAGGGGAGAACATGCTATATTCATGCTAGAAACAAATTTAGAGTCTAGACTTTCATTCAAAATCAATAGTTAGACATTACTATTTTACTTATAAGACAACCAAgtttaaaatatgattaaatgaTCACATGACAAGgaactaataataatagtgatacATAGAAAATAACTATAGTTGTTGGGTTTTGTAGAATGTCAGAAACCTTTAGGCCGATTCTTTAAAAAAGAGCAGACATGAAGATATAAAGTCAGAAACCTTTCTGTACAAAATGACTAATATAAGAAGAACAGACGTGATTGGAAGccattgatgtgtttttgattgTCAAGATGAATAACAATGTCTTCTATCTGTGAAAagcacattttcagttttggaaTGTTTTCAAGCAATTTTTGCTGTAACATGCAACAGAATATAAActggaacaacacaaaaaaattgTGTCAACAAATGAATGCagatataaaaatgttgaaatgaagcCCAAGCCAACATCTCCTGTGACTGTGAGCATCAACAACACTAACAGACATACGAGTCAGTACAAATTCAGGTAGATTAAATATTTGAACTGTACTCTGTACAGCTGTTTAGGTAACCCAGTGTATGTCTACACATACAAATCCTTCACACAACAGGCTGGATTAACAAGAGACACACTCAGCCAAGGACCCAGACTCTCAGATCCCAAAAACCCTGTGTTGAAGACATTTGGGTGTCAAGaccattattatttctttataaaAGCTCCCAGGAACAATGTTCTGTGGGGAAAATGTTTGCATGGTGTCAACAATAAAAATAGCAGAATACCCTAACCCTTTTTATGGAAGATATTCTTTAGGAAAATTCTAGAGGATACGACTGGAACAGTCCACTACAGAGAATTTAGCATTATGGGTTGTGTCTCTAAAGGCTGGtgtcatgtgttttgttgtcacatagaaaacaaaagaaatgaccACAACATACGTTTACATCCCGTGTAGCTGCTGAGCTTCCATGGTGCGTCTTGGGAAATGAATTCGGAAGCAGCCGCACCGCGAAGTGGGGCCTCGCAATATACCAGCATACAGACATTGTACACGTCACACAGGGACGGTTAACACGGGCCCAGCAGCTCACTTGGTCCCTCAAGCAGGTTCATCTGGCCATGATCATACGAACAATACAAAACTCATCGGTCATGTTTATGTGCAAGACTACAGAGGCAGATTGTTTGGTATGTACAGTGTGGTAGCAGCAACTGGTTACTTTCTAGTGCCACTTTCAGTAGCTAACATGTTGTTTCTACAGTCATTACTGTACGATTGTATGGCAGAGTTGTGTATGTTTCACAGTCCATTCTGTTTACTATAATATACACATCAGATATTCATACAACAAGGCACATTTTCTCCTGAGTTTCCTAAGAACAATAACTTGCAGTGTTTCCTGCCTTATCTTAAATTGTTGGCctgtgtttatgctggaaaacatggttgtttgtgtgtatttaaagatgtgACTAGCCAGGTGGTACCCGGGGTTCAATCTTCAGTGACAGCTCATAGAGGGTATCTTCATCCATCACTAGCGTCTTATCCAGGAGGAACTGAGtcacctgggggggggggggggacggaaGAGACAGTTAAAATTCAATCATTCATtccacaaaaagaaaattgtaatgTTAAAGGGCAGTGGTTTCAAAGGTATTTTTTGGACGCACCTTGGGTTGGTGCTCTATCCTGTAAGGTGCTTGCTGGAACTGACGAATCTCCCGGATGATATGAGAAATCTGAGAGAGCAGAGGCAGTTTTCCGTCAACAGGTCAAgacaaagctttagaataacaGGGTTCTAAGCTGATGCTAAAGGTTTCACAGTCAAACTCTCACTGAACACAGTAACACCATGAAAAGAAATGGATAGAAGCTATTCTTTTTCAAACACTGTGTGCTGTGCACACTGCTTCAACATGTGTAGAAGACTATCTTGTTACCATCCTCATCTTGGAGAAGTTGACCAGGCCCTCCTCAGTGAAGTTGGGTGTTCCTTCCTCAATGAAAGCCAGGTCAGTCAGGTACATGCCCAGGTAGGGCACACATGGCGGGTTAcagctacaaacacacacacacatacaaactttAGACTGGATTTACCCATGGAACAATCTGCCTCTGAGAATTAGGTGGATTTACTTTTTTAGAGTCTCTCTGAGATTCTTGAACCTCCCCTCTGATGACACCGTCTTCTGCAGCCTGTCCATCAGCGCCTTCGTCTAGAAAGCAACAAATTTACAAATGACAAAattgcacaaaaaaacatcatgtggaTGGATAACAGCTATTTGATGAGGGGATATCAACCTGTTTGCAGACTTTGGCCCAGGTTTTCTTCAGCCTGTAGATGGCACTGCGGTTGAGAGCTGAGGTGATCTCCAGCACGCCGTTGTAGTTGTTGAGGCAGCGACAGATATCAGCCACCGCCAGCCATTTCTCTATGGAGCTGGCCCTGGAGCCCACGTCAGTGTGGGTCATGATCTGAGACGCCACCAGGTTGCTCATCTGTAGAGAGAGGGACACTTCAAATGCTTAATGTGACGTCAAAGGTAAATGACCCCCGTGGGAATATGGTGAATATGTACCTCAGTATAAATTAAACTGCAAAAGCTTATGACAGCTTTTGTGTCTAATGAATATAACATCATAACCAGGTTACACTCAGTGGGAGCAACACAAAGTCTTACATCATTAAAGTGCTGGCTGGTCTTCATGATGTACGGAGTCCTCTCAGTTTTGTCGATCTTCATCCAGCCCTGACCGAGGAACTCCCTGCAGGACAGGAAACCTTCAGCATCGTACACACACTTGTTTGTCCACATCAGCCTCAGGTCACTCCACGATCACCTCACCCCTGCACGATGGCTACTTCACctaaactgtttgttttttcatctgtcCAGTTTCcctgtttatgttttcagttgAACTACAAAGTTtgtatgtttctctgttttacCATTTTGCTTCTTGAGTTATTGGATATTCTGTTTTTGGAGTTATGGATTTTCTTGGCCTACCTGCCTGCAAACTGTAAGCCTGCTTTGTGTTAGTGAAATTCACCAAATCTCTTGAACCGTGCCTGCTT
Coding sequences within:
- the ckmt2a gene encoding creatine kinase, mitochondrial 2a (sarcomeric) — protein: MANSFTRMISGRNTAVLLASLGAGTLATGFLLSENSSLAAEAKKMLYPPSSDYPDLRKHNNCMASSLTPAIYARLRDKVTPNNWTLDQSIQTGVDNPGHPFIKTVGCVAGDEESYEVFAELFDPIIKDRHNGYDPKTMIHPTDLEASKITNGVFDDNYVLSSRVRTGRSIRGLSLPPACSRAERREVERVVVTALAGLKDDLAGHYYSLGDMTDQEQQQLIDDHFLFDKPVSPLLTCAFMGRDWPDARGIWHNNEKTFLIWVNEEDHTRVISMEKGGNMKRVFERFCRGLKQVEHLIQERGWEFMWNEHLGYILTCPSNLGTGLRAGVHVRLPKLSKDQRFSKILDHLRLQKRGTGGVDTAATGDTFDISNNDRLGKSEVELVQMLVDGVNYLIECEKKLEKGQDIKVPAPVVQFRK